In the Silvanigrella aquatica genome, TCCAATAAATTTTTGTACAATTATTTTTTTATTATTTATTTTTATACTTTGGTTTTTTATTATAACCTATTAATGGATTATTCGACTCATATTTTATAATAAATTCTTTTTCTTTAATTAACAAAACAAAGTAATCAATATCTATTTCTTCAAAAATAATATCTTTTGTTATTTTAAATTTTTGAATTTCATCTCTTGAAAAATCGTCTCTTAAAAACTTCTCATTTACGGAACCAAAATAATTAAAATTATCGGTGAAATCAGAGCCAATATATATTTTTTTATTTGGATAGGTAATTTTATATATAATTTTGTAGCCTTTCTTATATTTTATTTCCATATCAATAATCTTCTTTGATTTCTCTGTTTCTTTAACCGATTTAAGCAAAGGAAGGTTAATTTCACGCAGATATCGAAACCGGCGCATTGGAGAGTTTTTAAAAGAACTTTCTCTTACTGAGGGAAGGGGAACAGGTCTTCCTAAAATCAAAAAAGAAGCCTTAAAGAATGGCTCTCCTACTCCAGAATTTTTAACAGATGAAAATCGTTCCTTTTTTATGGTAAAAATCCCAATCCATCCATTAGCTATTGAAATTAATAAGAAAAATGAGGCTAAACCCCCTAAACATGAGATTCCATACCAGTATGATGGGGGCCATGATGGGGCCATGATCATAAGCTTACCGAAAATATGCTAAAAATTCTTACTCTTTTAAAGGACTCTCCTCTTTCTGGGGCGGAAATTTCTAAAAAGATGGAACGTACAGGGAGAACGGGTTCCTTAAGAAAGCTTATTTATAAGCTTTTAGAATTAGGATACATAGAACTAACGAATCCAGAAAAACCTAAGAGTAAAAATCAGAAATATAGAATTACTGAGAAAGGGATTACGATTATTTAAAGGGATAATACTTACAATTTCAATTATTCATAAAGTGGCACCACCGCAAAAATTAGCAATACTCTTACTTTTAATGCCGCTATGATTAAATATCGCCATGTACCCTTTTCAGTGAACATTTAAATATGATCTGACCCACATAAATTGTACACATTACTATGCCACCATAGATTCCTTGCGGGGAGTCTCAAACCTTTGCATCACAATAAGAACCTTATGGCGGACCCAGCAAGAATCGAACTTGCGCTTAAGGCTTCGGAGGCCTACGTGATATCCACTTCACTATGGGTCCTTAAAATTAAGGTGTGAAAACCAACTACACTTAGATGATTGTGGCACATTAGCCTTGCAACATAGTTGTACTAAAGTCAAGTTATTCGAGGTGTGTATTTTTACTAGAATTTCTCTCTAGATAAGCGTTGGCATAGGGTTCTACACTGAATACGCCTTGGGAGTTGAGGTAGTCCACAGTTTTCCTGCCAATTTCGGCGAACACGGGACCAGCGAGGAGGGCTCCGTAAGCGGGGCGGACTTTGACTTCGTCAAGAACGACGATAATTGCGAGTTTGGGGTTATTTGCAGGGATAATTCCTTCAAAAACAGCGGTTCTTTCAGAATAGGCCTTATCTTTTTGTGACCAAATTTGTGCTGTTCCGGTTTTTCCGCCGACCAAGACGCCAGGAATACGGCCTGCGTTACTTTCTTCTGTTACCTTACCCATCATTGTGGATATTAATTTGCTTGTTTCTTTTGAAATAAATTGCAGAGGTGGTCCAACGAAATTTTTTTCATCTTCAACGCTTGTTGCTAATAAATTCACACCGCGATCAACTCCCCCGCCCGTAAGAATGGAAACAGCATGGGCAAGTTGCAAGGGAGATATGGCAAAACCTTGCCCAAAAGACATGTTGGCAAAGCGCATTTCGCTCCAAGTTTCTGGTTTATGGATACGGCCTTTCCATTCACCTGGGAACCCAGTGCCAGGGGAGCGGCCAAAACCGACTTTCATGAGGGAGTCATAAAATCTTTCGCGGCCTGCTTTTTGAGAAATTTTGTACATACCTAAGTTACTGCTGTATCTGAGAACGCCTTGGGTATCGAGTATGGTCATGGGGTGATCATCGCGGATGATTCCACCGGGAACGGGCATTTTTCCACCAGACACATCGAATTTGGTTTGAGGGGAGATGATTCCTAAATCCAGGGCTTTGGCAATCCACATAGGCTTTGCGACAGAGCCCAATTCGATGGCGTCCATAATAGGTCGAAAGCGGCGCGATTCGGGATCATTATTAGGGGGATTATTTAAGTCATATGTAGGATAACTTGCAATCGCTAAAAGTTCACCTGTGGTCACATCAATCACAATGGCACTGCCCCCTTTTGCTTTGGAGCGGATAGCGCCGTCGCGTAAGGCGTTTTGCGTAAAATGTTGAATGGAAATATCAACAGATAATTTCAAGTTTGGTACAGATAAAGATGGCTTTGATGCACCATTGGGCGACACCATAACGTAACGGCCACGAGCATCGCGGGTGACATCAGCTTTAGTCGATTTCACGGTAAGTCTATTGTTATAAACCTTTTCAACGCCCTCTAATCCTTGCCCATCGGAACCAACAAATCCGATCAAATGCGATGCGATATCTTTTTCAGGATAAATACGTTTAGGTTCATCAACTGTATCAAGAAATAATTTCCACTTTTTTAAAGAGCCTAATTGATTAAATTCACTTTGTGTCATTTGCCTTTTGAGCCAGATAAAGTTTTTTTTATCGTTACGATAAGATAATAAATCTTGCAGTGGTACTTTAATTTGTTTTGCAACAATTTCGAGTGTTTCTTTATCTTTTGGCATTTTTCGCGTTAATAGAAATAAACTTGTACTTGGCACACTTACTGCTAACACTTTTCCATTGCGATCGGTAATGGTGGCGCGTGGATTAGACAAAGTAACGCTGGTTTCAAATTGCCGACTTCCCGTTGCCAGCAATTTGGATCGTAGAGGAGTAGAAAAAACACTGAGCCAAGCAAAACGACCTAAAATTAAGATAAGAGCAACAAAAAAGATGCCACTCATGACAATTGCTCTTTTTTGATAATTTGGGTTAAATTTTATGTTTTTAGGGTTAAAATAATCTTTTATTTTTTGAAATACTGATTTATTTTGAGAAAAAGTAGCCATATATATTCTTTCAAATAATGTAACTTATTAATTGCTTTAATTTATATCGATTTTTAAAATTTCTGAATTATTTAAAAATCATTTTTGAAAATTTTTCGTATAAAAATTTGCCACTTAAAATACGATTGAAATCTAGAAAATCAAGCAGCTAATAACAATTTTTATATTTAGCCCAATAGTGTATTTTTTTCAATTATGTCGATAAAAAAAGATTTTAATGAGGTATTTAAAATTTATTGATAGGCTGCATCACTATAATAAACTAGCCATAATAATGAACTAAAATCCTTTGCAGCAATATGCTTTCCGTTATCACAAGCATCAAATAAAAGTTTTCTTTGATCATCGGTCGCTAATGAAAGATCGATCCCCAATTCTTCCCCTAAAATATTCCAAAGCTTGAACATTTGCTCTTCACTCAAGGAAAGAACAACATCATCTTTGGTATCAGACGACTTATCGACAAAAGAATTCTCAAGAATTTTAAATAGTTCATTTTGAAGTACTTCAGGTCGCATAGTATACACCTCCCGAAATTCAAAATTCAAAACTTACCGAGTTGTTGAAAATTCAACAAAAATTTTCTTCAATAGACTTGACCAGTCTATCAAGTTTCATACCTCGGCTGCCCTTTACCAATATGACAAAATCTGACAATTTAACATTAATATCACTTAGAAACAGAGTAGGCTCCTCATCAGCTGTTCGCCAGAAAAGCCTCAACTTATTTTGCGCCAACAGCACATTTTCTGTTTCTTTAAGTAACTTATAACAATCATACATGGCAGATCCGTAAAGGCACAAGTAGGTATTCTGTAAATTTTTTAGCGAGTAAAATATTTTTTCATGCCAGTATTTTGACTCGGCACCCAAATCGAGCATATCACCCAAAACAATTAATTTTGCTTTTTCTTGCCATTCCTTACTATCTATTGCATGAAGTGCGGCTTCTAAACTCATAGGACTTGAATTATAACAATCATCAAAAAGCACAATTCCATTTTTTAAATTTGAAATACGCGATCGCATAGGCGGCGGCACAAATGTTTTCCAACCTATTTCAATTTGCTGAGCTGTTCTCTTTAGCATGAAAGCAGTAGAAAAAGCTAATGCAAAATTTGCTGCATTGTGAATACCAGGAAGAGGTACTTTAAAAATAATTTCCTCAGTGGTACTTGAATTATTAAATTTCGAATCTACTGAAAAATTTAATTGACTTTCAACACTCGATGTTTGAATAACATCCCAATACACAATTGCATTTACATTATTTTTTAAATCATGATTTATTTCTTTTAATTTATTTTTTTCAATAACAATGTAATCATTTTTTAAATCAGCCAATTTTTTTCTATTTAAATTATCATCCTTTAAATAATTTTGAAATGCTTCAAATATTTTTGCATCGGATAACTGCCACACCCGTTTCGTATTGGGATTTTGAAATAAAATAAGTTCTTCTTTGACCGCAGTTTCCCAGTTAATTAAATGCTCTAAATGCTCGGGTCCGAGTGCAGTAATAATTGAAATGTCAGGTAAACCTAAAGAAACATGCTGAGTCATAGCTCCAATATCATCGATACCAATTTCAAGAACAAGGGCATGTGGTGGAGAATTTTTATGATGCGCTTCCTGGCATAAAGTAACCGCCATACCTAAAAAACCATTTTCGCTTTTTTCAGTTTTAGTTACCTTAAAAGAACCACCGCTTAATAAACTAGCAAGCATTTCTTTTGTTGTCGTTTTACCATTACTACCAGCGACACCAATAACAGGAAACGGAAAGCGTTGACGCATAAACTTGGCAAACTCTCTAAATTTTTCAAGAACGTTATCAACTTCAATACATTTATTACGCTCTTTTTGAGACAAATTAGAAAGATACTTTGAATTCTTGTTTACCAATGCCAGTTGCACACCTTTTGAAAAACATTCTGCTAAAAAAGCATGCCCATCAAAACGTTCACCTTCGATGGCAATAAAAAATTGCTTTGATTTTATTTTTCTACTATCTGTAAATATTCCTTCAAAAATAATATCATCAAATGAATTTTTCGTATTTATAGTTTTTGTAATTGTTTGATAAATTTCTTTTCCCGTTAGAGGCCACATCTTTTTGCTTACTCCATATTCATTAAAATTTTAATCAATTTATGGTACCGTTCGATATGCTCTAAAGCGAGTTATCGCATATCTCATTACTATAGAGGAATAAAAGCAATGGAAACAAGTTTTCAATACAAACTAAAAAACAAAGTTCGATTTGTCACCGCCACTGCGTTATTTGATGGCCACGATGCCAGCATAAATATTATTCGAAGACTTTTGCAACAAGCAGGAGCAGAGGTCATACATCTTGGCCACAATAGAAGTGTAGGGGAAGTGGTTCAAGCAGCCATTCAGGAAGATGTGCATGCTGTATCTGTAAGTTCATATCAGGGAGGTCATGTTGAATATTTTAAATACATGCGAGAAATGCTTGATAAAGGAGGAAGACCCGATATTAAAATATTTGGCGGTGGTGGCGGTGTTATTATTGCCAAAGAGATTGAGGAACTTCATAAATCAGGTATAACACGTATTTATTCTCCTGAAGATGGTTTAAAAATGGGGCTTGAAGGCATGATCAGCGACATGCTTGCAAAGTCTGATTTTCCTTTAGACAGGTGGCCTGAAGGACTTGAAAACCGAAAAATATTGGCAAATGATCATCTCCGTTTTGCACGTGCACTTACAATTATTGAAAATGATATTAAACGACTCCCTTCCGAAGTTCAAAAACAAGTCGAATCTGGAAAAAAAATAAAAGAGAATAAGAAAATAAATAATCCTCCACTTGTTTTAGGAGTGACAGGCACAGGAGGTGCTGGTAAAAGTAGTTTAACTGATGAAATTATTCGAAGATTTACATTTGAATACCCTGAAAGAAAAATTTGTATTTTTAGTGTCGATCCCTCGAAAAGAAAAACAGGGGGAGCCTTACTAGGCGATCGCATTCGTATGAATGCCATAAATCAAGAAAATGTTTTTATGCATAGTTTTGCTACTCGTGGAAGTAAAAGTGAATTATCATCTGTAACACTTGAAGCCCTTTGTTTAGCGCGGGAAGCAGGATTTGATTTCATTATTGTTGAAACAAGTGGAATTGGACAAGGTGACACAGGAATTTTAGATGTTTCCGACTTGTCACTTTATGTGATGACAAGTGAATTTGGTGCTGCGACACAGCTTGAAAAAATAGATATGCTTGACTTTGCAGATCTTATCGCAATTAATAAATTTGACAGACGCGGCTCGGAAGATGCCTTTCGCGACGTTAAAACAACGATTAGAAGAAGTCGCTATTCCGGAAATCGATCTCTTTCTGAAGAAAATTATCCTGTATTTGGAACCATAGCATCTAAGTTTAATGATGATGGTGTCAACGGTATTTATAGAGAGTTACTAAAATTACTAGAAGAAAAATGCCCGAGTATTTCATGGCAGCCAAGAATACAAATTAAAACATCGAAAAAATCGAGTAATGTAGCTCCTATTATTGCACAAAATAGAACTAATTATTTAAGTGAGATAGCACAAACGATAAAAGATTATCATAAACAGACTGAAGAGTTAACTCTAAATTCAACCCATATTTTTGCACTTGAAAAAACAAAAAAACTTCTTAATGACTCCTTGTTAAATGAAAAATTTGAAAAAGAAATAAATGCACAATGGGAAATGATTCCTACATCTGTAGCAAATGAATTAAAATCATGGCAAAGTATTAAAGAAAATTATGAAAGTGACGCATTTAAATATGAAGTCAGAGGTAAAAAATACGAAGTTGTTACTTACTCTGTTTCTTTATGTGGATTAAAAATAAAAAAATTATATTTGCCGCAATCTGAAAATTACGGAGATATTATTAAATTTTTACGCTATGAAAATCTACCTGGAAATTTTCCTTTTACAGCAGGCGTTTTTCCTTTTAAACGCTCTGATGAAGATCCTAAGCGTCAATTTGCAGGGGAAGGTGGACCCGCCCGCACAAACAATCGTTTTCACTTTTTAACAAAAAATGACCCTGCAAAAAGACTTTCTACCGCTTTCGACAGTGTTACTCTATATGGTGATGAAC is a window encoding:
- a CDS encoding UDP-N-acetylmuramoyl-tripeptide--D-alanyl-D-alanine ligase; the protein is MWPLTGKEIYQTITKTINTKNSFDDIIFEGIFTDSRKIKSKQFFIAIEGERFDGHAFLAECFSKGVQLALVNKNSKYLSNLSQKERNKCIEVDNVLEKFREFAKFMRQRFPFPVIGVAGSNGKTTTKEMLASLLSGGSFKVTKTEKSENGFLGMAVTLCQEAHHKNSPPHALVLEIGIDDIGAMTQHVSLGLPDISIITALGPEHLEHLINWETAVKEELILFQNPNTKRVWQLSDAKIFEAFQNYLKDDNLNRKKLADLKNDYIVIEKNKLKEINHDLKNNVNAIVYWDVIQTSSVESQLNFSVDSKFNNSSTTEEIIFKVPLPGIHNAANFALAFSTAFMLKRTAQQIEIGWKTFVPPPMRSRISNLKNGIVLFDDCYNSSPMSLEAALHAIDSKEWQEKAKLIVLGDMLDLGAESKYWHEKIFYSLKNLQNTYLCLYGSAMYDCYKLLKETENVLLAQNKLRLFWRTADEEPTLFLSDINVKLSDFVILVKGSRGMKLDRLVKSIEENFC
- a CDS encoding peptidoglycan D,D-transpeptidase FtsI family protein gives rise to the protein MATFSQNKSVFQKIKDYFNPKNIKFNPNYQKRAIVMSGIFFVALILILGRFAWLSVFSTPLRSKLLATGSRQFETSVTLSNPRATITDRNGKVLAVSVPSTSLFLLTRKMPKDKETLEIVAKQIKVPLQDLLSYRNDKKNFIWLKRQMTQSEFNQLGSLKKWKLFLDTVDEPKRIYPEKDIASHLIGFVGSDGQGLEGVEKVYNNRLTVKSTKADVTRDARGRYVMVSPNGASKPSLSVPNLKLSVDISIQHFTQNALRDGAIRSKAKGGSAIVIDVTTGELLAIASYPTYDLNNPPNNDPESRRFRPIMDAIELGSVAKPMWIAKALDLGIISPQTKFDVSGGKMPVPGGIIRDDHPMTILDTQGVLRYSSNLGMYKISQKAGRERFYDSLMKVGFGRSPGTGFPGEWKGRIHKPETWSEMRFANMSFGQGFAISPLQLAHAVSILTGGGVDRGVNLLATSVEDEKNFVGPPLQFISKETSKLISTMMGKVTEESNAGRIPGVLVGGKTGTAQIWSQKDKAYSERTAVFEGIIPANNPKLAIIVVLDEVKVRPAYGALLAGPVFAEIGRKTVDYLNSQGVFSVEPYANAYLERNSSKNTHLE
- a CDS encoding Fic family protein, producing the protein MLKILTLLKDSPLSGAEISKKMERTGRTGSLRKLIYKLLELGYIELTNPEKPKSKNQKYRITEKGITII
- the icmF gene encoding fused isobutyryl-CoA mutase/GTPase IcmF, whose amino-acid sequence is METSFQYKLKNKVRFVTATALFDGHDASINIIRRLLQQAGAEVIHLGHNRSVGEVVQAAIQEDVHAVSVSSYQGGHVEYFKYMREMLDKGGRPDIKIFGGGGGVIIAKEIEELHKSGITRIYSPEDGLKMGLEGMISDMLAKSDFPLDRWPEGLENRKILANDHLRFARALTIIENDIKRLPSEVQKQVESGKKIKENKKINNPPLVLGVTGTGGAGKSSLTDEIIRRFTFEYPERKICIFSVDPSKRKTGGALLGDRIRMNAINQENVFMHSFATRGSKSELSSVTLEALCLAREAGFDFIIVETSGIGQGDTGILDVSDLSLYVMTSEFGAATQLEKIDMLDFADLIAINKFDRRGSEDAFRDVKTTIRRSRYSGNRSLSEENYPVFGTIASKFNDDGVNGIYRELLKLLEEKCPSISWQPRIQIKTSKKSSNVAPIIAQNRTNYLSEIAQTIKDYHKQTEELTLNSTHIFALEKTKKLLNDSLLNEKFEKEINAQWEMIPTSVANELKSWQSIKENYESDAFKYEVRGKKYEVVTYSVSLCGLKIKKLYLPQSENYGDIIKFLRYENLPGNFPFTAGVFPFKRSDEDPKRQFAGEGGPARTNNRFHFLTKNDPAKRLSTAFDSVTLYGDEPAKRPDIYGKIGESGVSIASLNDMKILYSGFDLCDPNTSVSMTINGPAPIILAFFFNTAIDQQIEKEEKSKGRKVTPQEFENIKKYTLETVRGTVQADILKEDQAQNTCIFSIDFALKMMGDIQEYFVKNKVKNYYSVSISGYHIAEAGANPITQLAFTLANGFTYVEYYLSRGMDIDDFAANLAFFFSNGMDPEYSVIGRVARRIWAIALRDKYKANERSQKLKYHIQTSGRSLHAQEMNFNDIRTTLQALLALSDNCNSLHTNAYDEAVTTPTEESVRRSMAIQLILAREFGMLKNENPMQGSYFIESLTNAVEEAVLQEFDRISSRGGVLGAMETQYQRGKIQEESLYYETLKHTGKLPLIGVNTYLNPNEDENTVPHEIQLSRASYEEKNEQLTRLEEFKSTYQENVQKALKRLQETVLSNGNIFEELLYTTRYASLGEITTALYAVGGQYRRAM